In Erigeron canadensis isolate Cc75 chromosome 1, C_canadensis_v1, whole genome shotgun sequence, a single window of DNA contains:
- the LOC122585290 gene encoding U-box domain-containing protein 21-like, which translates to MISAFRNRRAAKNAKNVKKMMDVEVDEVTIPDHFRCPISLELMKDPVTLSTGITYDRESVEKWIYEDGKHTCPVSGVVLTSLDPVPNHTIRRMIQDWCVENKSYGFDRIPTPRAPTSSNQVSEILSKIVAMRSKRNGEGVMELVVKIKDLAKESERNKRCIVSNGASRVFSETFEAFSCNENQENASVLEEILSGLTLVLPFDQQTKSSLGSNRSLHSIVKIIKAGSLSGRRNAASVLKEILSSDQRKLNEFSAIEGSIEALAKLILEPIDTTTTNASLLAIYPLVTPLTSFDQKKTIITTFLEMGLTEKLIEMLVQCTRSVCEKTLAVLEGLCSIDEGLEKAYKHALTVPVLVKKLLRISDIATEFSVSILWKLSKYEKSIGDEENVVIEALQVGAFQKLLLLLQVGSSSKTKEKAGDLLKGLNMQRGRVECIESMDFKNLKRSF; encoded by the coding sequence ATGATTTCTGCTTTTAGAAATCGTAGAGCAGcaaaaaatgctaaaaatgtCAAGAAAATGATGGATGTGGAGGTTGATGAGGTGACCATACCGGACCATTTTCGATGTCCGATATCATTAGAGTTGATGAAAGACCCGGTGACTTTATCGACCGGGATAACTTACGATAGGGAAAGTGTAGAGAAATGGATATATGAAGATGGAAAGCACACGTGCCCGGTCAGCGGTGTTGTGTTGACTAGTCTTGACCCTGTGCCAAACCATACTATTAGAAGGATGATTCAAGATTGGTGTGTGGAGAACAAGTCGTATGGGTTTGACCGCATTCCAACTCCTCGAGCTCCAACTAGCTCAAATCAAGTGTCCGAGATTTTATCAAAGATTGTTGCAATGAGGTCAAAGAGAAATGGAGAAGGGGTTATGGAGTTAGTTGTAAAGATTAAGGATTTAGCAAAGGAAAGTGAGAGGAACAAGAGGTGCATTGTGTCAAATGGTGCATCTCGGGTGTTCTCCGAGACATTTGAGGCGTTTTCCTGTAATGAAAATCAGGAAAACGCCTCAGTATTGGAAGAAATATTGTCAGGGTTAACCCTGGTTCTTCCGTTTGACCAACAGACTAAGTCTAGTCTGGGGTCAAACAGATCTTTACATAGCATTGTAAAGATAATAAAGGCCGGAAGTTTATCTGGCCGAAGGAATGCAGCTTCGGTACTTAAAGAAATCCTATCATCGGATCAACGAAAGCTAAATGAATTCTCGGCGATAGAAGGAAGTATAGAAGCATTAGCAAAACTCATTTTGGAGCCAATTGACACCACCACAACAAATGCTTCATTATTAGCTATTTACCCTTTGGTTACTCCATTGACTTCCTTTGACCAAAAGAAAACCATAATAACAACATTTCTTGAAATGGGGTTAACCGAAAAGCTCATAGAAATGCTCGTACAATGCACTAGAAGCGTATGCGAAAAGACGTTAGCCGTTCTTGAAGGACTTTGCAGCATTGATGAAGGGCTTGAGAAGGCCTACAAACACGCGTTAACCGTCCCGGTTTTGGTGAAGAAGTTGTTGCGGATTTCTGATATTGCAACCGAGTTTTCGGTTTCTATTTTATGGAAGTTGAGTAAATATGAAAAGAGTATTGGAGATGAAGAAAATGTGGTGATTGAAGCACTTCAAGTAGGTGCTTTTCAGAAGCTTTTGCTGCTGTTGCAAGTGGGTTCTTCTTCAAAAACAAAGGAGAAGGCTGGTGATTTGTTGAAAGGGTTGAATATGCAAAGAGGAAGAGTTGAGTGTATTGAATCAATGGATTTCAAGAACCTCAAAAGGTCTTTTTGA